From a region of the Mytilus galloprovincialis chromosome 3, xbMytGall1.hap1.1, whole genome shotgun sequence genome:
- the LOC143069427 gene encoding SNW domain-containing protein 1-like, with product MAMKLVDILPSPVQRYDREDDDRSFRQHMQIAPVTKRTAPPYGHRKGWIPRTQDDFGDGGAFPEIHVAQYPLSMGMKKSTSNALQVQLGNDGKIKYDAIAKYGHAKDKVVHSKFQDLVPKAYDEDDPEIQKPDEEQIQDTTEATRQALEKLVNTKISAAMPVKAADKQAPAQYIRYTPSQQGMAFNSGAKQRVIRMVEVQKDPMEPPKFKTNKKIPRGPPSPPAPVMHSPNRKVTVKEQQEWKIPPCISNWKNAKGYTIPLDKRLAADGRGLQGVHINENFAKLAEALYIADRKAREEVEMRVKIDEMVAQEEKKKKEEKLRQLAQEAREERAGIRSRDHKDKNEDLGERDDIRRERQRDRQRDRNLSRAAPDKRSRLQRERERDISEKIALGMPNTGAGNQETMFDQRLFNTTKGMDSGFNEDDAYNVYDKPFRQESSIANNIYRPSKNVDKEIYGDDFDSLMKTNRFVPDREFAGTDRNRRREGPVQFEQADEEDPFNLTEFLKTAKRGEKRAGEDSRSSRDYDGSKNKQKRRE from the exons ATGGCGATGAAACTTGTGGA TATATTGCCTTCACCGGTGCAAAGATATGACAGAGAAGATGACGATAGGTCATTTAGACAACATATGCAG attgCACCAGTTACAAAAAGAACAGCACCACCATATGGTCACAGAAAAGGATGGATTCCAAGAACACAAGAC gaTTTTGGAGACGGAGGAGCGTTTCCAGAGATCCATGTAGCCCAGTATCCATTGAGTATGGGGATGAAGAAAAGTACATCTAACGCCCTACAGGTCCAGCTTGGGAATGACGGGAAGATCAAATATGATGCTATAGCCAAATATGGTCATGCTAAAGATAAG GTAGTACATTCCAAATTCCAAGATCTGGTTCCCAAAGCATACGATGAGGACGATCCAGAAATACAGAAACCAGATGAGGAGCAGATACAAGACACAACAGAAGCTACTCGACAGGCGCTGGAGAAACTTGTCAATACCAAAATATCAGCAGCCATGCCTGTTAAAGCTGCAGACAAACAGGCACCAGCACAATACATTAG gTACACCCCATCACAGCAAGGTATGGCATTTAACTCGGGAGCTAAACAAAGAGTCATCAGAATGGTGGAGGTACAAAAGGATCCAATGGAACCTCCAAAATTCAA AACAAATAAAAAGATTCCTAGAGGTCCTCCATCCCCGCCAGCACCTGTCATGCATTCACCAAATAGAAAG GTTACAGTTAAAGAACAACAGGAATGGAAAATTCCACCATGTATATCTAATTGGAAAAACGCAAAG gGATACACAATACCTCTAGATAAGAGATTGGCAGCTGATGGGCGAGGGTTACAAGGTGTACATATCAATGAAAACTTTGCCAAGTTAGCAGAAGCTTTGTATATAGCTGACAGAAAG gccAGAGAAGAAGTAGAGATGAGAGTTAAAATTGATGAAATGGTAGCTCaggaagaaaagaaaaagaaggaagaaaaattaagacaattGGCCCAGGAAGCGAGAGAAGAAAGAGCTGGCATTAGGAGTAGAGATC ACAAAGATAAGAATGAAGATCTTGGAGAAAGAGATGATATAAGGAGAGAGAGACAAAGGGACAGACAAAGAGATAGAAATTTATCTAGAGCAGCTCCAGATAAAAG ATCTAGACTACAGAGAGAAAGAGAAAGGGATATTAGTGAAAAGATAGCTCTGGGCATGCCCAACACTGGTGCTGGAAATCAGGAAACCATGTTTGACCAAAGATTATTTAATACAACTAAG GGCATGGATAGTGGTTTCAATGAAGACGATGCATATAATGTGTATGACAAACCCTTCAGACAGGAGAGTTCCATAGCTAACAACATTTACAGACCATCAAAGAATGTAGACAAAGAAATATATGGAGACGACTTTGATTCATTAATGAAAACAAACAG atTTGTTCCTGACAGGGAGTTTGCTGGTACAGACAGGAATCGTAGACGTGAAGGACCAGTTCAATTTGAACAGGCTGATGAAGAGGATCCTTTCAATTTGACTGAGTTCTTGAAAACAGCTAAGCGTGGTGAAAAACGAGCGGGAGAAGATTCGCGATCGAGTAGAGACTATGACggaagtaaaaataaacaaaagagaCGGGAATAA